The Maledivibacter sp. region CTTTGACGGATTTTTAGCCCCGCCTTCAAAATTAGTAGCTCTGACTAGAATACTGCACCACTCAAGTGCAGATGACATTATAACATAAAAATTTAAATTTTTCAAATGTAATATTTAGCAATGAACCCTTTAATCTTTTAAATCATTAGATTAGCAATCACAATCCCTAAAATCGCACCAGCAAAAACCTCTACAGGGGTATGACCTACCAATTCTTTTAGCCTCTTTTCCTGTATATGTTTATCCCTATGATTATGCATATCTTCTAACATTCTATTTAATATTATGGCTTGCTTACCAACTGCTCGTCTGACTCCTGCTGCATCGTACATTACAATCAACGCAAATACCAAGGATATTGCATATGAAACTGAATCCCAACCAGTTTTGAGTCCCACTGAAGTAGATAATCCCATTACAATAGATGAGTGGGAACTCGGCATACCACCGGAACCTACAAATCTATATAAATCAAATTTTTTCTGAGTCAAAAGAGTAAGGACAACCTTTAACGCTTGTGCAATAAACCAGGAGGTAAGGGCCACATTAAATACTTCATTTTTCATAATTCCATTAAAAAATGTCACTTGATTTCCTCCTTAATAATCTCTATCTTCTAAATATTTAGCCAGCCCCCTTAAAAATTCAGCCTTTTCACCAAATATTTCCAAGGATTTACGACTGTCTTCTATCAATCTAGATACAATTCTTCTTGATTCTTCTATTCCATATAGTGATGGATATGTGGATTTTTCATTATATACATCGCTTCCAACTTTTTTCCCTAACTTTTTTTCATCCCCTATTACATCAAGTATATCATCAACTATTTGGAATGCTAGTCCAATACATTTACCATAGTTTTGTAGTTTTTCATACTCATCTTCTGTAGCCTCACCAAGCATTGCCCCAGCATTAATTGCAGCTTCAAGCATTACGGAGGTCTTATGATGATGGATAAAATCCAGGGTCTGTGCA contains the following coding sequences:
- a CDS encoding divergent PAP2 family protein, encoding MTFFNGIMKNEVFNVALTSWFIAQALKVVLTLLTQKKFDLYRFVGSGGMPSSHSSIVMGLSTSVGLKTGWDSVSYAISLVFALIVMYDAAGVRRAVGKQAIILNRMLEDMHNHRDKHIQEKRLKELVGHTPVEVFAGAILGIVIANLMI